GCGACGCTGTACGACCGCAGCCAGGAGGAGACCTTCGAGAACGCGCTCGAGCGGGCGGCGGAGCTGGCGGACGTCGGCGACGGCGACAGCGGGCAGACGCGACTCGACGGCTTCTGAACGGTTGTACTCCCGATCGCTAGCGTAGCACGTCAGCGCTCGAGCAGTCGGAATTTGTACTCGGGACTGCTCGAGACTGCGCGAACAGTAATTGACTTCAACGCGCCCCACCGAGTACCGGTATGAGCACGCTTTCGACTTCCAGCGAGCAGTCTCTCGCCTCGGTCGTCGTCGTCGACTACGGCCTGGGGAACCTCCGGAGCGTCACCCGCGGTCTCGAGCGCGCGGGCGCCGACGTCGAAATCACCGACGATCCGGCCGCCTTCGCCGACGCGGACGGCGTCGTCCTCCCCGGCGTCGGCGCCTTCCGCGAGGGCGTCGAGAACGCCGACCCGCTCCGCGAGGATCTCCTCGCGGTCGCCGAGAGCGGCACCCCGCTGTTCGGGATCTGTCTCGGCATGCAGATGCTGCTGACGACCAGCGAAGAGGGCGAGAACGACGGCGAGTCGGCCGTCCAGGGGCTGGATCTGATCCCGGGCACCAACGTCCGCTTCGCGGAGGGCCAGAAGGTGCCCCACATGGGCTGGAACGAACTGGACGTTCAGCGCGATCACCCGCTGGTCGAGGGGGTCGACGGCAACTACGCCTACTTCGTCCACTCCTACTACGCAGTTCCCGACGACGAGAACGCGGCAGTCGCGACGACCGACTACGAACGCGAGTTCCCCTCGATCGTCGCCAACGAGGAAGGGAACGTCTTCGGCACGCAGTTCCACCCCGAGAAGAGCGGGGAGACGGGGTTACAGATCCTGCGGAACTTCGTCGAGATCTGCGCCGAGGAGTAATCGCGGCTCGACTGCTCGAGAGAACTCGAGTGATCGTTGCTCGCTTGTCTGCTTGCTGGTCGGCTGTTCGGTTGCCGTTCGTTGGTGTTTGGTCTCCGTTCTTGACCTGGACGAGGGCGGGGTGGACTCGAGAGACACACCCCTCGTTGCCGCTGTATAGGTCCGGGAGATCCCGCGTCGCTCGAGAAAACGCCGGAATCCGTTGAGAGCGACTGTTGGACCACTTTCAGTTACCGTTTCGAAGCCAAAGCTAATCACCACTATTAAATACTATATCTGTGTCAACGCCCATTGAGTGTATTGGACGAACTATCGTCCAATCGGTATTGGACGAAGGTTCGCCGCTCGAGGCGAACTCCACCCCTCGTTCCGGATCGGCTCCTCGTTCTGGATCGGCTCCTCGTTCTGGATCGGCTCCTCGTTCCGGATCAGCGGCCGAGACCGTCGATCCGCTCGTTGTTCCGGTTACTGCCTCGATCGCCGTGTTCGTCGCGGCGCTTCGACCGGCAGTTCTGTGGGACGATCTATGGAGAATTTTCCCGAAACTGGCGCTGTCGAGTCGATTGTCGTTCCCGTCGCCGTCCGTGTCGGTACACTCGCCGCGCGTCAGTAGTCGGTACGCTCGCCGCGCGTCAGTAACTGGTTTCCACACCGCGGTGGGTTCGCGAGTGTCCCCTCCCGACCTCCGCTTCGAGTCGACACCCACCGCCACACCGATACAGCGGCACCGCGGTGTGGAAACCGACCGGTGCAGTTCCTATAGAAACTCTTTTTATCGGATACAGCGGAACTACGGTATCCGCCCCGTTCGTCGGGTCGTTCCCGATCCTCCCGATGACGGCCGTGTGACTCCGTCTCCGTTCCGGTCGAGCGGGCGCAACCGGTCGCGTGTGACCCACCGGCATACAGCGGCACTCCGGGGTCTCCCGACGGGTGACCCGGTGACTCGACGTGGCTATACAGCGGAACCGCGGGGTGTGGCCACAGCTATACAGCGGCACTCCGGGGTTCCCTGCGCGGCCGTCCCTCGACGGTCGCCCCGGGAGTTCCGAAATCGATACAGCGGAACCGAGCGATGCATCGCCGCCTATACAGCGGCACTCCGGGGTGTAATTGTTACATTTCAGAACCGCTCTCGAGGGAATCCCGTCTATACAGCGGCACTGCGGTTCCGAGCGTTTAAGGTGCTCCGGCGTACTGTCCCTAGTACCTGAATGTCGGATTCGATGGATTACTTCGGCAGCGAGAACGAGATCTTCCGGAACAAGGAACTCCTGCAGGTCTCGCACCTCCCGGACGGCGACCGGATCATCGGCCGCGAGGACGAACTGACGAACCTCGCGAACGCGATCAAACCGGCCACGCGGGGGAACACGCCGAACAACGTGCTCGTCTACGGGAAGACGGGAACCGGGAAGTCCCTCTGTTCGAAGTTCATCACGAACCAGGCCATCGAACGCGCGGAGGGTAACGACGTCTCGATCGGCGTCGCGTACGTCGACTGCCTGCAGGAATCGACGGAGACCCAGGCCGTCCAGTCGGCCGGCCACCAGCTCAACGACCACGCCGAGACCGACGTCTCGATCCCCCATTCGGGGCTGAGCACGGCCGAGTACTACCGGCGGCTGTGGCACATCGTCGACACCCGCTACGACGTCGCCCTGATCATCTTAGACGAGGTCGACAAGATCGAGGACGACGACATCCTGATGCAGCTCTCGAGAGCCGTCGAATCCGGCAAACTCACCGAGAGCACGGTCGGCGTCATCGGCATCTCGAACAAGGTCCGCTACAAGGACTCGCTGGACGAACGGATCAAGTCCAGCCTCTGCGAACGCGAGTACGTCTTCTCGCCCTACGATGCGACCCAGATCCGTGAAATCCTGCGCTCCCGGTCGGACGCGTTCCACGAGGGCGTCCTCGAGGACGGCGTCATCCCGCGCGTGGCCGCGCTCGCGGCTCGGGAACACGGCGACGCGCGGAAGGCGATCGACATCCTCCGCTTCGCCGGCGAGATCGCCGAGGAGAACGCCCTCGAGACCGTCACAGAGTCCTGCGTCGACCAGGCCCACGAGCGCGAGGAGACCAGCCGGCTGGCCGAACTCATCTCCAAGAGCCCCAGCCACGCGAAACTCGTCCTCGAGGCGATGGCCCTGCTGACCCAACAGAAGGAGGGCGACGACGCGCCCGTGACGACCAACGAGGTGTACGACCTCTACAAGCGCCTCTGCGACCGCGATGGCTCCGAACACCTGAAGCTGCGCCGCATCCGCGATATCCTCTCGGAGCTCGAGTTCCTCTCGATCATCGACCAGGAGCGCAAGTGGGCCGGGAAGGGGAAGGGCAACTACATGGAAAACCGGCTGATCGACGACCCCGAGGTCATCATCGCGGCCTGTAACGAGTCGGTATCGAACGAGGCGACTCGGAGGGGTAAGCGGAGGACGACTCGAGAACTGATCTGCTACCGTGGCAGCGGGGGGTTGCCACTCCCTCCCCAGCCGATTCGCTCTCTCCCGTTGGTCGTTCGCTCATCCCTCGCACAACTTCGAACTGCGTCTCACGCTTCGTTCGACGCAGTTCAGCGCGCGCCACTGCATGATAGGGATACGAGTCTCAGAGCAGTTCGCGAACTTCCGAGTACCACATGTCGTGGTAGTCGACGTGGCCGACCCGGCGGGCGATGGCGACGGCCAGGGCGTGCCAGCACTGCTCGGTCGGTTCGTCGGCATCGAGGTTGTACTCGCTGTCCTTGCAGGTACAGCCGCCGTCCTCGACGATGTACTCGTCGTCGTAGCCGACGACGATCGTGAAATCGCGGTAGGCCTTCACCCGATTCTCGCCGACCGCCTCGATCGCGCGGACCCCGCGGTCGCCGTGGACCTTGGAGATCCGGTCGACGATCTCGGGGGTGAGTTCGCCGGTCTCCTCGAGGTCCGCCTGCCATCGCTCGACTGGGTTGGCCTCCGGCACGACCGCAACTGTGCGCCCGACTGTAAAATCGGTTTGGTTGTCGTGCCGAGCGCCGAGGGGCCTCGTCGCAAGCCAAAAATAGCGTCCGACCCCAGTAGCACCAATGGGCAGTCGGACCAGGGTTTCGTCCGCAATCGGTGGCCGAGTGACGATCACACTCCTCGGCGCGCTGTACGTCGCCTTCGCGGTCGCGTGGGCGGCCCAGCGACTGACCGACGGCGGCTCGACGTCGAACGTCGCGCTCGTCGCCAGTTTCATCGGCGTCCCCGGGCTGATCTTGCTCTACGCCGGCTATCGGTTGCCGCGGACCGACATCCGTCCCGAGTACTACCCCACGATCGGCCGCTGGGCGATCGGCGGGGCCGGACTGCTGCTCGGCATCCTCGTGCTCTATCAGCTCGAGCCGGCCGAGAGCGTCAGCGAACCGTTCCGAGCGGCGCTGGTCCTCACGGCGTTCGGCAGCGTCGCCGGCTTCGGCGTCGGGATCCACGACGCGCTGGCCAAAACCCGCGCGTTCGAGATTCGACGGCGCAACGGGGAGCTGCGACGGATCAAGGCGGAACTCGACGAAACGGTCGAACAACTCGAGACGGCTAACCGCGAGTTCGAGGCGTCGAACGAACGGCTCGAGCAGTTCGCCTACGCCGCCAGTCACGACTTACAGGAGCCACTGCGGATGATTACGAGCTACCTCTCGCTCGTCGAGCGCCGGTACGGCGACGACCTCGACGAGGACGGCGAGGAGTTCATCGCCTACGCGGTCGACGGCGCCGAGCGGATGCGCGAGATGATCGACGCCCTGCTCGAGTACTCGCGGATCGAGACGCAGGGCGATCCGTTCGAACCCGTCGATCTCGAGGCGGTGTTCGCGGACGTGCTGACGGATCTCGAACTGCAGATCGAAGAGACCGACGCGACGGTGGACGTCGGAGAGATGCCCCGCGTCGAGGGCGACGTCCACCAGTTGCGCCAACTCTTCCAGAACCTGGTGTCGAACGCGCTCGAGTACAGCGGCGACGAGCCGCCGCGGGTCCGCGTTACCGCGGAGCGAGCCGACGCGGAGCGGGCCAGTTCGGAGCGGACCAATTCGGAGCAGGCCGACGCGGAGTGGACGATCTCGGTCGCGGACGAGGGTATCGGCATCGACCCGGCCGACGCCGACCGCGTCTTCGACCTCTTTCAGCGGCTCCACGGCCGCGAGGAGTACGACGGCACCGGGCTCGGACTCGCGCTCTGTCAGCGGATCGTCGAGCGCCACGGCGGCGAGATCTGGGTCGACGCCGAGCCCGGCGAGGGCTCGACGTTCTCGGTGACGCTGCCGGCGGTCGCCGATCGCGACGAGTGAGCCGCGTTGACGCCGGCCCGATCCGTTTTCGAACCGGTTCGAACAGCCCGCAGCGGCGACTCGGCTCGCGGCCGCGCCTCGGCTTGGCTCGGCTCGAGCCGAGGCGATGACGCAGGACGACCGACCCGAGGAACGACTCAGGACGATCGGCTCGAGTCGGCCGACGACTCGATGGGTGATTCGGTCGCGGCGCCAGTCGCGTCGGCGTCGACGAACGTCTCTTCGACGGTCGCGGCGGCATCGGTACCGACGACGTCGGCGCCGCGCTCGACGGATCGTTGCTCGCGGACGAACCCGACGAAGTTGTCGAACAGCCGTTTGGCCTCGCAGGCGGCCTCGTAGCGCTCGGCGTCGATGTCCTCGAGGACGGCCCGAATCCGCTCGGGCTCGAGGTCGCCGTCCTTCCCGGCGGTCACGCGCTCGGCCGTCGTCATGTCGTACTCGGGGTGGAACTGGACGCCGAAGACGCGGTCCCGCCGGAAGCCGTGGATGCCGTACTCGTTCCGGGCGAACACCGTCGCGTCCGGCGGCGCCGCGGCCACGCGGTCGGAGTGGGTGGTGAAGACGGTGAAGCCCTCGTCGACGCCGGTCAGCAGGCGGCTCGTCCCGTCGTGTTCGACGGCCCGGTAGCCGATCTCGTACTCGCCCATGTCCTCGACGCGGCCGCCGAGGACGTCCGCGAGCAGCTGGTGGCCGTAACAGACGCCCAGAAACGGCAGGCCGGCCGCGACGGCCTCGCCGACCCACTCCTTTAACGCGCCGATCCACGGCCGATCCCAGTAGACGGAGGCGCTCGAGCCGGTGACGACGCAGGCGTCGAACGCGAACGTGTCGGGGAGTTCCCCGGAGGGACAGTGAAACTCGACGAGCTCCGCGTCGAGTTCCCGCTCGAAGTTCCGCCGCGTGCTCTCGCGTTTGTGCGCCGCGTTCAACAGGGCGATCCGGAGCCGATCGTCGTCCGTCTCCCCCCGCGCGCAGCGATCGCGCGCGGTCTCCTCGAGGCGATCGTCGGCCGACGGATCGATCACGGACGGATCCGCTCCGTTCGATCCGTCGCGGTCGCGTCGGCACGCGATCGCCCGCCATTTTGTGGTATGCTAACCCAAACCATTGCTGTTCGAACGACAGCACCGTCGGGTACAAAACGTTTTCCACTGAGTCGGTAACGAAAGCGCCGCTTTCAACGACGATTTCGCGGTTCTATCGGAGGTTGATGGACGAGCGTATCTCGAATGGGCGCTTCGAGAAAACCCTACAAAACAGCGGAGACGCCCGGTAAGCAGCGATTACTACCGAGAGGGACACTCGCCGCGAGTTCCGGTCGAGGGGACGGCGACCCCGACACAGACCACGGCGTTTTTCGCGGTCGCCCGTCGACAGGGGGTATGCGCGTCACCGAGGGCGGGATCGATCTCGAGGTCCCCGGCGAACAGACCGAGGGCGTCGAGGAGTCGGTGTTCTACAACCCCAGACAGGAGCTGAACCGAGACCTGACGATCGCGACGCTGCGGACCTTCCGCGAGCGCGAGGAGCGCGCCGAGAGCTACCTGGACGCGATGACCGCCAGCGGCGTCCGCGGAATCCGCGCGGCCGCCGACGGCTGGGACGTCACCTGCTGCGATCTCGAGGCAGACGCCGTCGACCTCGCGCGGGAGAACCTCGAGCGAAACGACCTCGCGGACGAGGCGCGCGTCGAGCACCGCAACGTCAACGCGCTCATGCACGACGAGATGTTCGACGTGATCGACCTCGACCCCTACGGGACGCCGATGCCCTTCGCCGACGCGGCCTTCGCGCGCTGTCGGGACCTCCTCTGCGTGACGGCGACCGACACCGCGCCGCTCTGTGGCGCTCACTTCAACAGCGGCGTCCGTTCCTACAGCGCGGTTCCCCAGAACACCGACTACCACCCCGAGATGGGCGTCCGGATCCTCGTCTCCGCGCTCGCCCGCAGCGGCGCCCGCTTCGACGTCGGCGTCGAGCCGATCCTGACCCACGCGACCAGCCACTACGTCCGGACCTACCTCGAACTCGACCGGAAGGCGAGCGCGGCCGACGCCGCCCTCGAGCACCTCGGGCACATCTATCACTGCGAGGACTGCCTCTACCGCGAGACCGAGCACGGACAGGTCGCCGACCCGCTCGAGAGCTGTCCCCACTGCGGCGGCACCCGCCTGCTCACCGCCGGCCCGGTCTGGCTCGGCCCCGTGCAGGACACCGAGTTCGTCGCCGCGGTCCGGTCGGCGATCCCCGACGCGTTCGGCACCGCCGAGAAGGCGCGGGAACTCTGCGAGACCCTCGAGGCCGAACTCGACGAACCGACTCACTACGACCAGCACAAGCTCTGCAAGAACTGGGGGCTGCCCGCGAACGCGATGGACGACTTTCTGGACGACCTGCGCGAGGCCGGCTACGCGGCCTCGCCGGCCCACTACGGCGGCACGACGTTCAAGACCGACGCGAGCGTCGGCGAAATTCGGGCGGCGACCGAAGGGAGTCTCGAGTGACCCCGCCGTTCTCCGACTCGACTCGACCCATTACCCCTCCTCGGCGTACAGCCGGACGAGCTGACACTCGGGACAGCAGACGCCCTGCAGTTTCGCCCTGTTCTTGAATCCGAGTTTGCCCAGCAGCCCCTCCCGCTCGCCGGTCGCGATCGAGAGCCCCATGCTCTCGCCGTCGCGCACCGGCACCGGTTCCATCGTCACGCCGCAATCCGGGCACCGTCGTTGATCCATACGCGCAATTGATATGACAGCTAGAAGAACGTTCGGGTCTCGAGGGCTCGACGCAACGTGCGTTGATCGACGATTCCGTCACGATCCGTGACGGTACCGACGAGTGTGCAAGCCAGTGCCACACGGTCGCATATGGCGCTGGCCGTCGCTACTACCGGAACGTGCTCGATCGCAGGTTCGACTTCGAACTCGCCGGCGACGCTCTCCGCCTCGCTCGCAGCGAGCAGTTGACGCTGCTGGCGGCCGGCGTCGCCTTCTACGGGTTCATCTCGCTCGTGCCGCTGATGTTGCTCGCCCTGGGGCTCGCGGCCTCGATCGGCGGCGAGGCGCTGGCCGAACGGCTGACGGCCGCGGCCACCGACGTCCTCACGGAGTCGGCTCGGGAACTGCTCGCCGAGACGGTCCTCGACGACACCGGCCGACAGAGCGCGACCGTCGCCGGCGCGCTCGGCCTGTTGTGGGGCTCGAGCCGCGTGCTCCGCGGCCTCGATCGGGCCTTCTCGCAGGTGTACGGCACCGCCGGCTCGAAGTCCTTGCTCGACACCGCCTGGGACGCGATGATCGTCTTCCTCGTGATAACGGGCGGACTCGGGCTCGTCGCCGCCCTCGAATTGCTGATCCGGTACGTGCCGTTTCTGGGGGCGACGATCGTCGGCCCGATCTTCGTCCTGCTCGGCCTCACCGCGACCTTCCTGCCGCTGTACGTCGTCTTCCCCGACGCCGACGTCGACCTCCGGGAGGCGCTGCCGGGGACGCTCGTCGCCGCCGTCGGCTGGTACGTCCTGAGCCGGACGTTCTCCCTCTACGCCGCGTTCGCCGGCGACTACGTCGTCTACGGCGCGCTCGGGGCCGTCTTTCTCGTGCTCGCCTGGCTGTACCTCGGCGCGATCATCCTCGTCTTCGGCGCCGTCCTCAACGCGGTCCTCGCCGACCGTGAAGTGGATCGGCAGCTACAAAGTCCCGGACATCGACAGTTTTCGACAGAAGCGATGACCGACGACGCCACGGGTGCCGACGAGGGGGCGACGGACGATCACGCAGGGACGGCTACGGGATCGGCGGAGGCGGGATCGAGCCGCCGTCGAAGCGCCCGCACGCGGGATCGATCGGAGGATCCCGAAGCGCTTCGCGAGGAGATCGAACGCCTGCGCGATCGAGTTGATTCGTTCGAGGACAACGTCGAACGCCGCACCGTCGAGAAGGAGTCCCTCGAGAGCGAACTCAAGCGCTACGTCCGCCGGAAGCAGCGACGGGGCCACGCCACCGACTGGGGGCCGTACCTCGTCTTGCTCTACGGGACGGCGATGTCCATCGGGGCGTTTTACTTCCTCGAGGGCGGCTGGGCGATCCTCGCGATGCTCGTCGTCTGGACCTCGACGCTGGGCGTCTACGTGCTGATGGTGCTGTTCGGCTTCGGGATCTCCGTCCTCGGTCTCCCCGGTCGCGTCCGCGATATGGTCGGCGAACGCCGTTCCTGATCGGTCCGTCCTCGTCTCTCCGACCCGTTTTCGATCGTCTCCGTCTCCGTCTTCGTTTTCGTTTCCAGCGCTGACCGGCGGCCGCCGACTCAGCGCCGCGCGGCGACGCGCTGTCGCACGAAGTTTCGGACGCGGTCCGTGTACGTCTCCGGCCGGTGGAGGTTACAGATGTGGCCGACGCCGGCGAGCACCTCGACGCGGCCGTCCCGGGCCGCCGCCGCGTGCTCCCGCTCGCCGCGGCGCATGAGCTTGTCGTTCTCGCCGTTGAGCACGAGCGTCGGCCCGGGGTAGGTCGACAGCTTCCCTCGGAAGTCCTCGCCCGCGACGAACGGTCCCGCGTTGCCGAACTCCCGCGGGTAGATGCCCGAGTCGATGATCTCCCGCTCGATGTCCGCGGGGAGATCGCGGTTGCGCACCCAGCGGTAGCCGAGTTTTTCGACGGCTCGACAGCCGATGTCGGGCTTCGTGGCGAGCCGAGAGATCCCCCCGGTCGCCCGCGTGAGCGTCTCCATCCCGCCGACGGGGTTCACGCTCGAGCCGGACAGAACTAGCCCGTCGACCGTTTCGGGACGGCGGGCGACGTACTCCGTCGCGACGTAGCCGCCCAGCGAGAGCCCGACCACTACCGCCGTTCCGTCAGTGTGCTCCTCGATGGCGCGCTCGAGGCGCTCGACCGCGGGTTCCATCCGGAACTGCTCGTCGCCGTAGGCGCCGTGGCCCGGCAGGTCGAACGTGACGACTCGGTACTCGGACGATAGCGCCCGCTGTTGGGGGAGCCACATCTTCCGCGTGAACATCGCGCCGTGGACGAACACGATCGACCGATCGTTTCCCGCACCGGCGACGTCGATACCGTCCATACCGTCGGTTCCGCTCTCGCTGTCTCGACCGAACATAGGCTTCCTATCAGCCGGCGGCCCATAGTGTCCGGGCCGGCGAGACACGGCGTTCGAACCGACGTTCCCGGTCGGTGCCCGCGTCAGTCTCTGCGCCGGTCGCCGTCGGCGTCCTCGTCCTCGTCCTCGCTCCGGTCGCTCAGCCGCTCCGTCTCGAGATCGTCCTCGAGGTCCGTCTTCCCCGCGTCTTCGGTCGTCGGCCCGCCGCGCTCCGCCTCCGCGTCGCGGTCGGGGTCGGGCGTCGGATCGACGTCCGCTCCGCGGGGCTGTTCGCCGGGATCGACCGCGGCGTCCGTCCGTCGCGGCTCGCCGGTTCGATCGACCGCAGCGTCGGTGGATTCGAAATCGTCGTCACGATCGACCGCAGCGTCGGTCGATTCCAGCTCCGCGTCCGGATCGACGGCGGCGTCGGTCGACTCGAAATCGTCTGTCGGCTCGACCGACGCTCCGGCCCGGGTACCGCCCTCGCGCTCCTGGCGGGCTAGCTCCGTCGGATCGGCCTCGAGGCCGCGATCGCTCGCCCGGTCGCGCCCTGTTTCGGGCTCGTCGGGTGCGGTCGTTTCGCGCTCGTCGATCGCGTCCGTCTCCTCGAGGGTGTCCTCGCCGGTCTCGTCGCGGAGGTCCTCGGCGATCTCGGTCTCCTCGGTCCCGGCCGAGCCGCCGGCGGGTTCGGTTCGTTCCTCGCCAGCGTCGTCGCCGGTGTTCGAATCGACGGCCGCCTCGAGCTCCTGTCGATCGACGGACGGTAACTCGCCCTCGAGTCGGACGGCGTCGTCGGTGATCTCGCGGACGGAATCGGTATCGAGCGGGTGCGCGGCGTCGGCGACGCCCTCCCAGCCGATCGAGGACTTGACCGAGTCGACGGCGGCCGTTTCGGGTCTGACGTGAGCGACGTCCCCTTCGACCGACGCGACGACGCCGACCGCCTCGCCGTTGCCGTTCACGACGGACTTGCCGACGTCGTCGTTCGAAAACGTTGCACACATGCGTGAGGCTACCACCACTCGCGGGAAGCCAGTGGTGCCTGCAATCGTCAGGGACACTAGTGGCCACGCTCGGCGGGTGCGGCGCCCGTCGGACGGGTCCGTTTTCCTTCCTTACTGATCCGGGCGGTTCTGCGGGTTATCCTGGCGGCTCTCGGATCGTTCGTCCGCGGCCGTCGTTCCCGTCTTCCCGGTCGAAAACTCCTCCGTCAGATGGATTCGGGTATCGGAGACCGCGTCGACGGCGTCGGCCTCGAGGACGAAGGGATCGATGGTATCGCCCCAGCCGAACCGGGCCATGATCGAGTCGAGCGCGTCGGGTGCCGGCTCGACCCGGGCTCGGTCCCCCTCGATCGCGTCGACGGTCCCGATCACCTTTCCGTCGGCCCGCTCGACGGGTTTTCCGACGTCGTCGTCGCTGAAGGTCGCACACATACTGGACGGTCCCCGGCTGCGAGTAAAGCGCGTAGTGCCTGCATTCGCGCGGATTTTAGGGTTCGCGGGTACCGGGCGCGATCACTCGGCGGGCTGTTCCGACAGCGATTGCACGATCGCGTCGAACTCGTCCGGATCGAGCGGCTTCTGCACGCGAGCGTCGACGACGGCTTCGATCTCGTCGGATTCGAATTCTTGGTCTCGCTGTGCGCCCGAAAGGACGATCACCGGAACGTCCCTGACGTCGTCGTCCATCCGCTCGAGCACGTCCGTCCCGTCCATCCGCGGGAGGTGGAGATCGAGGAGGATCGCGTCCGGTCGCGGAGCGTCGGCGTAGTCGCCGCGCCGAGAGAGGAACTCCAGTGCGTCGGGGCCGTCGGAGACGACGTGGACGGTCGGATCGTACCCGGTCTCTTTCAACAGCTCCTTGGTCAACCGGACGTCTCCCGGATTATCTTCCACTAAAAGTATTTCCCCAAAGGAATTTGGACCATCCATTACTACCTCAATGGCGACTCCGGTAGTTAAGAATTCGGTCTCTCGAGGATCTAGCTCATCGCTGTCTGAACGTTCCGCTCGAAAACACGCCGGGATCTGCGACCGAATCGGTTCAGCTCCGGACGTCCCGACAGCCGCGCCTTCTGCGAGCCGTCAGTCGATCGGGAACCGCAACAGCGCTCCGACCCCGTCGAACGCCTCGGCGAACCGGGTGCCGTCGGGGAAGTCGTCGGGAACGACGACGGTTTCGCCGCCCTGCTGTTCGGTTCGCTCCCCGAGTTCCTGCAAGTCCGCGCCCTCCAGGTCCGTCGAGAGCAGCAGCGTCTCGACCGCGTCGAACGCGAGGGCGTCGTCGACCTCCTCGCGGCCGTAGGCGACGGGATCGTCGTCGTCGCCGACCCGATCGAAGAACTCGCCGAGCGTCTCTCGAACGTCGTCCCGATCGCGTTCCTCGAGGGTCTCCTGGCCCTTCTCCGCGAGCAGCTCGAGGCCCTGCTGGGT
This portion of the Haloterrigena gelatinilytica genome encodes:
- a CDS encoding YihY/virulence factor BrkB family protein, whose amino-acid sequence is MLDRRFDFELAGDALRLARSEQLTLLAAGVAFYGFISLVPLMLLALGLAASIGGEALAERLTAAATDVLTESARELLAETVLDDTGRQSATVAGALGLLWGSSRVLRGLDRAFSQVYGTAGSKSLLDTAWDAMIVFLVITGGLGLVAALELLIRYVPFLGATIVGPIFVLLGLTATFLPLYVVFPDADVDLREALPGTLVAAVGWYVLSRTFSLYAAFAGDYVVYGALGAVFLVLAWLYLGAIILVFGAVLNAVLADREVDRQLQSPGHRQFSTEAMTDDATGADEGATDDHAGTATGSAEAGSSRRRSARTRDRSEDPEALREEIERLRDRVDSFEDNVERRTVEKESLESELKRYVRRKQRRGHATDWGPYLVLLYGTAMSIGAFYFLEGGWAILAMLVVWTSTLGVYVLMVLFGFGISVLGLPGRVRDMVGERRS
- a CDS encoding tRNA (guanine(26)-N(2))-dimethyltransferase, whose protein sequence is MRVTEGGIDLEVPGEQTEGVEESVFYNPRQELNRDLTIATLRTFREREERAESYLDAMTASGVRGIRAAADGWDVTCCDLEADAVDLARENLERNDLADEARVEHRNVNALMHDEMFDVIDLDPYGTPMPFADAAFARCRDLLCVTATDTAPLCGAHFNSGVRSYSAVPQNTDYHPEMGVRILVSALARSGARFDVGVEPILTHATSHYVRTYLELDRKASAADAALEHLGHIYHCEDCLYRETEHGQVADPLESCPHCGGTRLLTAGPVWLGPVQDTEFVAAVRSAIPDAFGTAEKARELCETLEAELDEPTHYDQHKLCKNWGLPANAMDDFLDDLREAGYAASPAHYGGTTFKTDASVGEIRAATEGSLE
- a CDS encoding sensor histidine kinase — its product is MGSRTRVSSAIGGRVTITLLGALYVAFAVAWAAQRLTDGGSTSNVALVASFIGVPGLILLYAGYRLPRTDIRPEYYPTIGRWAIGGAGLLLGILVLYQLEPAESVSEPFRAALVLTAFGSVAGFGVGIHDALAKTRAFEIRRRNGELRRIKAELDETVEQLETANREFEASNERLEQFAYAASHDLQEPLRMITSYLSLVERRYGDDLDEDGEEFIAYAVDGAERMREMIDALLEYSRIETQGDPFEPVDLEAVFADVLTDLELQIEETDATVDVGEMPRVEGDVHQLRQLFQNLVSNALEYSGDEPPRVRVTAERADAERASSERTNSEQADAEWTISVADEGIGIDPADADRVFDLFQRLHGREEYDGTGLGLALCQRIVERHGGEIWVDAEPGEGSTFSVTLPAVADRDE
- the hisH gene encoding imidazole glycerol phosphate synthase subunit HisH, giving the protein MSTLSTSSEQSLASVVVVDYGLGNLRSVTRGLERAGADVEITDDPAAFADADGVVLPGVGAFREGVENADPLREDLLAVAESGTPLFGICLGMQMLLTTSEEGENDGESAVQGLDLIPGTNVRFAEGQKVPHMGWNELDVQRDHPLVEGVDGNYAYFVHSYYAVPDDENAAVATTDYEREFPSIVANEEGNVFGTQFHPEKSGETGLQILRNFVEICAEE
- a CDS encoding response regulator yields the protein MDGPNSFGEILLVEDNPGDVRLTKELLKETGYDPTVHVVSDGPDALEFLSRRGDYADAPRPDAILLDLHLPRMDGTDVLERMDDDVRDVPVIVLSGAQRDQEFESDEIEAVVDARVQKPLDPDEFDAIVQSLSEQPAE
- a CDS encoding alpha/beta fold hydrolase, whose product is MFGRDSESGTDGMDGIDVAGAGNDRSIVFVHGAMFTRKMWLPQQRALSSEYRVVTFDLPGHGAYGDEQFRMEPAVERLERAIEEHTDGTAVVVGLSLGGYVATEYVARRPETVDGLVLSGSSVNPVGGMETLTRATGGISRLATKPDIGCRAVEKLGYRWVRNRDLPADIEREIIDSGIYPREFGNAGPFVAGEDFRGKLSTYPGPTLVLNGENDKLMRRGEREHAAAARDGRVEVLAGVGHICNLHRPETYTDRVRNFVRQRVAARR
- a CDS encoding type 1 glutamine amidotransferase; translation: MALLNAAHKRESTRRNFERELDAELVEFHCPSGELPDTFAFDACVVTGSSASVYWDRPWIGALKEWVGEAVAAGLPFLGVCYGHQLLADVLGGRVEDMGEYEIGYRAVEHDGTSRLLTGVDEGFTVFTTHSDRVAAAPPDATVFARNEYGIHGFRRDRVFGVQFHPEYDMTTAERVTAGKDGDLEPERIRAVLEDIDAERYEAACEAKRLFDNFVGFVREQRSVERGADVVGTDAAATVEETFVDADATGAATESPIESSADSSRSS